A window of Vigna unguiculata cultivar IT97K-499-35 chromosome 4, ASM411807v1, whole genome shotgun sequence contains these coding sequences:
- the LOC114181374 gene encoding pentatricopeptide repeat-containing protein At4g26680, mitochondrial translates to MRHIKARRFCTLIIEATPRTPTTKPFLPITHRTLPEPHGQDLDFITVAHSHVINSNWEKLRPLCPVLTPFRLKHLFLKLQNDHVLSLKLSQWLLQHHPSTHTLETLSFLLHTLATHRQFKTIQTILTKILSSHSPHTLFHSLLHSYPICNASPLVFDALFKTFAHASKFRNATLTYTLMKQYGFSLTVESCNAFLSSLLRLGRADIALSFYREMCRTYVLPNVYTLNMVIRAHCMLGEVQKGFEIFQKMGDMGLSPNVVSFNTLISAYCRKGLFGLAFKVKSLMGDHGVQANVVTFNTLINGFCKERKLHEANRVFNEMKVANVAPNVVTYNILLHGYGQVGDSEMSGRVYEEMVRSGVKADILTYNALILGLCKDGKTKKAAGFVKELDKENMVPNASTFSALITGQCVRNNSERAFLIYRSMVRSGCNPNEHTFQILISAFCKNEDFDGAVQVLRDMLGRLMKPDSNTLSELYHGLNKCGKNQLALALCSEMEARRLLPDGFDKEKLFIVHPENENETSS, encoded by the coding sequence ATGCGACACATCAAAGCTCGTCGATTTTGCACTCTAATAATCGAAGCAACTCCCAGAACCCCAACCACGAAGCCATTCCTTCCCATAACTCACCGAACGCTTCCCGAACCTCATGGCCAAGATCTGGATTTCATCACCGTCGCTCATAGTCACGTCATCAACTCCAATTGGGAAAAGCTACGACCTTTGTGCCCTGTTCTCACACCCTTCCGTCTCAAACACCTCTTCCTCAAGCTCCAAAATGACCACGTATTGTCCCTCAAACTCTCCCAATGGCTTCTCCAACACCACCCATCCACGCATACCCTCGAAACCCTCTCGTTCCTCCTCCACACTCTGGCCACACATCGCCAATTCAAAACCATCCAAACCATCCTCACAAAAATCCTCTCTTCACACTCTCCTCACACCCTCTTCCACTCCCTCTTACACTCCTATCCTATCTGCAATGCTTCCCCTCTCGTCTTCGATGCCCTCTTCAAAACCTTTGCCCACGCCAGTAAATTTCGCAACGCCACCCTCACTTATACCCTAATGAAGCAATACGGCTTCTCTCTCACTGTTGAATCCTGTAACGCCTTTTTAAGTTCTCTGCTTCGCCTTGGCAGAGCAGATATTGCTCTGTCATTTTACCGGGAGATGTGTCGCACTTATGTTTTGCCTAATGTTTACACTCTTAACATGGTTATTCGCGCTCATTGCATGCTTGGGGAAGTGCAGAAGGGCTTTGAGATTTTCCAGAAGATGGGGGACATGGGCTTGAGTCCTAATGTTGTGTCTTTCAATACTTTGATTTCGGCGTATTGTAGGAAGGGGTTGTTTGGCTTGGCATTCAAGGTTAAATCTTTGATGGGGGATCATGGAGTGCAAGCTAATGTGGTTACTTTTAACACTCTGATTAATGGGTTTTGTAAGGAGAGGAAGTTGCATGAGGCGAATAGGGTTTTCAATGAGATGAAGGTTGCTAATGTGGCTCCCAATGTTGTgacttataatattttgttgcaTGGGTATGGTCAGGTTGGAGACAGTGAAATGAGTGGGAGGGTTTACGAGGAGATGGTGAGGAGTGGGGTTAAGGCTGATATATTAACTTATAATGCATTGATTTTGGGGCTGTGTAAAGATGGGAAGACAAAGAAGGCGGCAGGGTTTGTAAAGGAGCTTGATAAAGAGAACATGGTTCCCAATGCGAGTACTTTCTCTGCTCTTATTACTGGGCAGTGTGTGAGGAATAATTCTGAGCGTGCCTTTCTTATATATAGGAGCATGGTGAGGAGTGGCTGTAATCCAAATGAACATACTTTTCAGATACTGATATCTGCTTTTTGCAAAAATGAGGACTTTGATGGGGCTGTTCAAGTTTTGAGGGACATGCTGGGTAGATTGATGAAGCCAGATTCCAACACATTATCTGAGCTGTATCATGGACTTAACAAGTGTGGGAAAAACCAGTTGGCATTGGCTTTGTGTAGCGAGATGGAAGCAAGGCGGCTATTGCCGGATGGGTTTGacaaagaaaaattattcatCGTCCATcctgaaaatgaaaatgagacaAGTAGCTGA